In Sebaldella termitidis ATCC 33386, one DNA window encodes the following:
- a CDS encoding flavodoxin family protein, translated as MRVIAINGSPHKNGNTYESLAVVTKELEKQGIETEIVHIGNKVIRGCTGCNYCQKNEQNNCVFNEDTVNETALKMAEADGIILGSPVYYSGIAGTMKSFLDRVFYSKSQYFRYKVCTAVAAVRRSGGVDTFHQLNNYFNLGEMIIVPSHYWSVIHGRRPGEVLQDEEGVQTLREAGKSMAWLMKSLDHAKDTVEKPEKEERKWTHFIR; from the coding sequence ATGAGAGTGATAGCAATTAACGGTAGTCCGCATAAAAACGGAAATACTTATGAAAGTCTGGCTGTAGTAACCAAAGAGCTGGAAAAGCAGGGAATCGAAACAGAAATTGTGCATATAGGCAATAAAGTAATAAGAGGCTGCACAGGGTGCAATTATTGCCAGAAAAATGAGCAGAATAACTGTGTTTTTAATGAAGATACTGTTAATGAAACAGCATTGAAAATGGCTGAGGCAGACGGCATAATTCTGGGTTCTCCGGTTTATTATTCAGGAATTGCCGGAACAATGAAGTCTTTTTTGGACAGGGTTTTTTACTCGAAATCACAATATTTCAGATATAAGGTGTGTACAGCAGTTGCTGCCGTGAGACGTTCAGGAGGAGTGGACACCTTTCATCAGCTGAATAACTATTTTAATCTCGGAGAAATGATAATAGTTCCTTCACATTACTGGAGTGTCATACATGGAAGAAGACCAGGGGAGGTTCTTCAGGACGAGGAAGGAGTTCAGACTCTGCGTGAAGCAGGAAAAAGCATGGCGTGGCTTATGAAAAGTCTGGATCATGCAAAAGATACAGTAGAGAAACCTGAAAAAGAAGAGAGAAAATGGACACATTTTATAAGATAA
- a CDS encoding RluA family pseudouridine synthase, translating into MKKFKIEKEHHGYKISEYLREIQNYSGRGLRNIEVFLDGKKVRTTQKIRKQGLLKVVEKEKGTNIKPIKIPLDIVFEDEDILVVNKQPYLVTHPTKKKVDVTLANGIVYYFQEKYGKEMVPRFYNRLDMDTSGLIIIAKNSFTQAFLQNFGDVKKYYMALVHGIIKEEMINIEKPIARVGDDLRRKILDEGQYAKTVVKTIKRNEEKNITLTECELFTGRTHQIRVHLSNEGYPILGDKLYGDMDDNVKRQMLHSYKVSFIHPRTKERKELEIEMYDDMKEFM; encoded by the coding sequence ATGAAAAAATTTAAAATAGAAAAAGAACATCATGGATATAAAATATCGGAATATCTCCGGGAGATACAAAATTATTCGGGAAGAGGTCTTAGAAATATCGAGGTTTTTCTTGACGGGAAAAAAGTGAGAACTACCCAGAAAATAAGAAAACAGGGACTTCTTAAAGTAGTGGAAAAAGAAAAGGGTACTAATATAAAACCGATAAAAATACCTCTGGATATCGTATTTGAAGATGAAGATATACTTGTGGTAAATAAACAGCCTTATCTCGTTACACATCCCACAAAAAAGAAGGTAGATGTAACACTGGCAAACGGTATAGTATATTATTTTCAGGAAAAATACGGGAAAGAGATGGTTCCGAGATTTTACAACAGACTGGATATGGATACTTCCGGACTGATAATAATAGCAAAAAATAGTTTTACACAGGCATTTTTACAGAATTTCGGCGATGTAAAAAAATATTACATGGCTTTGGTACACGGAATAATAAAAGAGGAAATGATAAATATCGAAAAGCCTATTGCAAGGGTAGGAGATGACTTGAGAAGGAAGATTCTCGATGAAGGACAGTATGCCAAAACAGTGGTGAAAACTATAAAAAGAAATGAAGAAAAAAATATAACTTTAACAGAGTGTGAACTTTTTACGGGAAGAACCCATCAGATAAGAGTACATCTGTCTAATGAAGGCTATCCTATACTGGGAGACAAGCTTTACGGAGATATGGACGATAATGTAAAAAGACAGATGCTTCATTCTTATAAGGTGAGCTTTATACATCCCAGAACAAAAGAAAGAAAAGAGCTGGAAATAGAAATGTATGATGATATGAAAGAATTTATGTAA
- a CDS encoding GlcG/HbpS family heme-binding protein: MKRFIYILGLLILSLTSFSNALVQKNISLDIAQNLASEVLKEAKKEKVNISLVILDKGGNVVLSMKEDNAAVHTMKTAQKKAFTALSFGITTTEFASRVEKVPNLTQIENTTTLGGGIPIKAGNETIGSIGIGGAPSGAIDEKIGSAALSRISNLLK, from the coding sequence ATGAAAAGGTTTATTTACATTTTGGGGTTGTTGATATTAAGTCTGACTTCGTTCAGTAATGCACTTGTCCAGAAAAATATCTCACTTGATATTGCACAGAATTTAGCTTCTGAGGTATTGAAGGAAGCTAAAAAGGAAAAGGTTAATATTTCGCTGGTAATACTTGATAAAGGCGGAAATGTAGTCTTATCCATGAAAGAAGATAATGCTGCTGTACATACTATGAAAACGGCACAGAAAAAAGCATTTACAGCTCTTTCATTTGGGATTACCACTACGGAATTTGCTTCTCGTGTCGAGAAGGTTCCGAATTTGACACAGATAGAAAATACAACTACTCTGGGTGGAGGAATTCCCATAAAAGCAGGAAATGAAACAATAGGATCAATAGGAATAGGCGGTGCACCGTCAGGAGCAATAGATGAAAAAATAGGCAGTGCTGCTCTTTCAAGAATAAGTAATCTTTTAAAATAG
- a CDS encoding phosphate signaling complex PhoU family protein encodes MRNLDERMEDIRTLISEALKNCKRSLAIIRTILNSGTFDRALYGEAKSIEETMNHTELKIDEEVITTIARFQPMAINLRFLIGVIKIGNATERINDLALNILKVLKHSENIKSLEKQSILEMHTKVEQMFDLFLKCYYEEELNYAYLILSLDDEVNAYKTNVIEATKKIMNDRNGSEKGENKDIYLGALFISQHLERIGDTIKNLAEIVIYIYNGIDIRHIDYEEEKITLKRKK; translated from the coding sequence ATGAGAAACTTAGATGAAAGAATGGAAGATATAAGAACTCTTATTTCAGAGGCCTTAAAAAACTGTAAAAGATCCCTTGCAATTATCAGAACTATACTAAATTCCGGTACTTTTGACAGGGCTTTATACGGTGAGGCAAAATCAATAGAAGAAACAATGAATCATACTGAATTAAAAATAGACGAAGAGGTAATTACTACTATAGCAAGATTTCAGCCTATGGCTATAAATCTGCGATTCCTTATAGGAGTTATAAAAATAGGAAATGCCACTGAAAGAATAAATGATCTTGCACTGAATATTCTAAAAGTACTAAAACATTCAGAAAATATAAAATCTCTTGAAAAACAAAGTATACTTGAAATGCACACAAAGGTAGAGCAGATGTTTGACCTGTTTTTGAAATGTTACTATGAAGAAGAGCTGAACTACGCTTATCTTATACTAAGTCTTGATGATGAGGTAAACGCATATAAAACTAATGTTATCGAAGCTACAAAGAAAATCATGAATGACAGAAATGGTTCCGAAAAGGGAGAAAATAAAGATATCTATCTTGGAGCACTGTTCATATCACAGCATCTTGAGAGAATCGGAGATACGATAAAAAACCTTGCCGAAATAGTCATTTACATTTATAACGGAATTGATATAAGACATATTGATTATGAAGAAGAAAAAATAACTTTAAAAAGAAAAAAATAG
- the pstB gene encoding phosphate ABC transporter ATP-binding protein PstB: MSEAKLDKPVINNDNGLTNIISVRNFNFFYGDFQALYDLNLEIPKNNVTALIGPSGCGKTTFLRSINRMNDLIDTSKYEGDIIINGKNIFEPGYDVVELRKKVGMVFQKPNPFPKSIYENIVYAPRLHGLRDKNKLMEIAEKSLKAVALWDEVKDKLHKSAMGLSGGQQQRLCIARAISIKPDILLMDEPTSALDPLSTSKVEELMRELEKNYTIVIVTHNMQQAARISDFTAFFYKGVIEEYDKTSTIFTNPSNKKTEEYINGKFS; the protein is encoded by the coding sequence ATGTCTGAGGCAAAATTAGATAAACCGGTGATAAATAATGACAACGGCTTAACAAATATAATTTCAGTTAGAAATTTTAATTTTTTTTATGGAGATTTTCAGGCACTGTATGACCTGAATCTGGAAATACCCAAAAATAATGTTACAGCACTTATAGGTCCCAGCGGATGCGGAAAAACAACCTTTCTGCGTTCTATAAACAGAATGAACGATTTGATTGATACTTCAAAATATGAAGGAGATATAATTATCAATGGAAAAAATATATTTGAGCCGGGATATGATGTCGTAGAACTCAGAAAAAAAGTCGGTATGGTTTTTCAAAAACCAAATCCTTTCCCTAAATCTATCTACGAAAATATTGTATATGCTCCGAGACTGCATGGGCTTAGAGACAAAAACAAGCTTATGGAAATAGCGGAAAAAAGTCTGAAAGCAGTTGCTTTATGGGATGAAGTAAAAGATAAGCTGCATAAATCAGCTATGGGTCTCTCTGGAGGACAGCAGCAAAGATTATGTATTGCAAGAGCGATATCGATAAAACCGGATATTCTCCTTATGGATGAGCCTACTTCGGCACTTGACCCCCTTTCTACATCTAAGGTGGAAGAACTGATGAGGGAACTGGAAAAAAACTATACTATTGTCATAGTTACGCATAATATGCAGCAGGCTGCAAGAATTTCCGACTTCACAGCATTTTTCTACAAAGGTGTTATTGAAGAATATGACAAAACAAGTACAATATTCACAAATCCGAGCAATAAAAAAACCGAAGAATATATAAACGGAAAATTCAGTTAA
- a CDS encoding response regulator transcription factor, with protein sequence MKKNTILVVEDDLEIKTLIQFFLEKENFNVITAQNSGKALEMLQNNKPELVILDIMLPGLNGLEIAKLIKKESHKYGTPFIFMLTAKTETEDVIDGFQAGCDDYLRKPFDPRELILRIKKLLSLKKEGFAPEKESGLLRYDQIEINLDKHTVTESGNEVILSNKEFRLIAFLIQNKGLALSRETILSRVWNENYHLGDRTIDVYVGKIREKLPSISENIKTIKGVGYRLKEI encoded by the coding sequence ATGAAAAAAAATACCATTCTTGTTGTAGAGGACGACCTTGAGATAAAAACTCTCATACAATTTTTTCTTGAGAAAGAAAATTTTAATGTCATAACTGCGCAAAACAGTGGAAAAGCTCTGGAAATGTTACAGAATAACAAACCCGAGCTGGTTATTCTGGATATTATGCTTCCCGGCTTAAACGGACTGGAAATAGCAAAATTAATAAAAAAAGAATCACATAAATACGGGACACCTTTTATTTTCATGCTTACTGCAAAGACCGAAACTGAAGACGTTATCGACGGCTTTCAGGCCGGATGTGACGACTATCTGAGAAAGCCTTTTGACCCCCGGGAGCTTATTTTAAGGATAAAAAAGCTTCTTTCTCTGAAAAAGGAAGGCTTTGCTCCTGAAAAAGAAAGCGGCTTGTTACGATATGACCAGATAGAAATTAATCTTGATAAGCATACAGTAACAGAAAGCGGAAATGAAGTCATTCTTTCCAATAAAGAATTCAGACTTATTGCTTTCCTTATACAAAATAAAGGTCTTGCCCTCAGCAGGGAGACTATACTGAGCAGGGTATGGAACGAAAATTATCATCTCGGTGACAGAACAATAGATGTCTATGTAGGAAAAATCCGTGAAAAACTTCCTTCTATATCCGAAAATATAAAAACTATAAAAGGAGTTGGATACCGATTAAAAGAAATTTGA
- a CDS encoding sensor histidine kinase codes for MTLILVFEIFVLFLAFIFHEKITILLSFLAIFLIFNFLLYSLYISKEREIEFLKENIINIIDDNFTLNIDYYINNKSLDFFQKIFNIKKETKNYKKNLEKESQKLKEILRAIDDIIFVINNNEIILKNKNVDILTYNSKSKKFFDTIKYNSLIKKIKDILISKENIKEDFFLTELNKYYLIESYRLETEPSIIISLRDITITKNFEKIQKDFISNVSHELKTPLTNIKGYTIALEESIENKDDNVKNFFKIINSNINKIDNLIYDFLNYSKYEGFKILNLSYIKAEELINETLFGLTLLINNKNAKIQTNFMLFDENHYIYIDVEKIKLVMKNLIENALIYSSKKPEINIEILEDENSYIFKISDNGLGIPEEERDKIFEKFYRVDKSRPMNFSGSGLGLSIVKEIVHNYNGEIKLTSESGLGSTFYVIIPK; via the coding sequence TTGACTTTAATTCTTGTTTTTGAGATTTTCGTTTTATTTCTGGCGTTTATTTTCCATGAAAAAATAACTATACTTCTTTCATTTTTGGCCATATTTCTGATATTTAACTTTTTGCTGTATTCTCTTTATATAAGCAAAGAAAGAGAGATAGAATTTTTAAAGGAAAATATTATTAATATCATTGATGATAATTTTACGCTTAATATCGATTATTATATTAATAATAAATCTCTTGATTTTTTTCAGAAAATTTTTAATATAAAAAAAGAAACTAAGAATTACAAAAAAAATCTTGAAAAAGAGAGCCAGAAACTGAAAGAAATACTGAGAGCCATAGATGATATTATCTTTGTGATAAATAATAACGAGATAATATTAAAAAATAAAAATGTGGATATTCTTACATATAATTCAAAATCAAAAAAATTTTTCGACACAATAAAATATAATTCTCTTATAAAAAAAATAAAGGATATTCTTATATCAAAAGAAAATATAAAAGAGGACTTTTTTCTGACCGAGCTGAATAAATATTACCTTATCGAGTCTTACAGACTGGAAACTGAGCCTTCCATTATTATAAGCCTGAGAGATATTACAATAACGAAAAATTTTGAAAAAATACAGAAAGATTTTATTTCCAATGTTTCACATGAGCTGAAAACACCTCTTACCAATATAAAAGGATATACAATAGCTCTTGAAGAATCTATAGAAAATAAAGATGATAATGTAAAGAATTTCTTTAAAATCATAAATTCAAATATAAATAAAATCGACAATCTGATATATGATTTTCTGAATTACTCAAAATACGAAGGCTTCAAAATACTAAATCTTTCATATATTAAAGCTGAGGAGCTGATTAACGAGACTTTATTCGGTCTTACTCTCCTTATTAACAATAAAAATGCAAAAATACAGACAAATTTTATGCTTTTTGACGAAAATCACTACATTTATATTGATGTGGAAAAGATTAAACTTGTTATGAAAAATCTTATTGAGAATGCACTCATATATTCTTCAAAAAAACCTGAAATAAACATAGAAATTTTGGAAGACGAGAACAGTTATATATTTAAAATATCTGATAACGGTCTTGGAATTCCTGAAGAAGAACGGGATAAGATTTTTGAGAAATTTTACAGGGTTGATAAATCAAGACCTATGAACTTTTCTGGTTCGGGACTTGGACTTTCTATAGTAAAAGAGATTGTTCATAATTATAATGGGGAAATAAAACTAACCAGTGAATCAGGATTGGGAAGTACATTTTATGTTATTATTCCAAAATAA
- a CDS encoding SDR family NAD(P)-dependent oxidoreductase, giving the protein MKYTVITGASTGIGYEAALAFAGKNKNLIIVARNKEKLEHLKEEIKKINPDLDVIIKVSDLSVGENVYKLYEDLKKYTLETWVNNAGFGNTGLVKDQNLEKIEAMLHLNIEALTILSTLFIKDYSDTEGSQLINVSSVGGYSVVDNNVTYSATKFYVSAFTEGAAQELKKRGGKMQVKVLAPAATETEFANTAMGIDGFDYEKSTPRFHTAKEMAEFLMKLYESDKSVGIVDIQTYEFKLTDPVFNFRQSQTEKH; this is encoded by the coding sequence ATGAAATATACAGTTATTACAGGAGCAAGTACAGGAATAGGGTATGAAGCAGCACTTGCTTTTGCCGGAAAAAATAAAAATCTTATTATTGTGGCGAGAAATAAGGAAAAGCTTGAGCATCTGAAAGAAGAGATAAAGAAGATTAATCCTGATTTAGATGTTATTATAAAAGTCTCGGATTTATCTGTCGGTGAAAATGTGTATAAGCTTTATGAGGACTTAAAAAAATATACGCTGGAAACATGGGTTAATAATGCCGGATTTGGTAATACAGGCTTAGTTAAGGATCAGAATCTGGAAAAAATAGAAGCAATGCTGCATTTGAATATAGAAGCACTGACTATTTTATCTACTCTTTTTATAAAAGATTACAGTGATACGGAAGGAAGCCAGCTGATTAATGTTTCTTCCGTGGGAGGGTATTCTGTTGTTGATAATAATGTTACATATTCAGCAACAAAGTTTTATGTAAGTGCTTTTACCGAAGGTGCGGCTCAGGAGCTCAAAAAAAGAGGAGGGAAAATGCAGGTAAAAGTTTTGGCACCTGCTGCTACTGAAACGGAGTTTGCTAATACAGCTATGGGAATTGACGGCTTTGATTATGAAAAAAGCACGCCGAGATTTCATACTGCAAAAGAAATGGCGGAGTTTTTAATGAAGCTTTATGAATCAGATAAATCAGTTGGAATTGTAGATATTCAGACATATGAATTCAAATTGACAGATCCTGTCTTTAATTTCAGACAAAGCCAGACAGAAAAACATTAA